A genome region from Pseudomonas helmanticensis includes the following:
- a CDS encoding PLDc N-terminal domain-containing protein → MQIETVWIVLAAVLLLIELWAINRVRKSEGKSSNKGVWIVLIVFVPLFGLIAWALAGPKHVSQRAT, encoded by the coding sequence ATGCAAATCGAAACCGTGTGGATCGTACTGGCGGCAGTTCTTCTGCTCATCGAACTTTGGGCCATCAATCGGGTGCGCAAGAGCGAGGGGAAATCGAGCAACAAGGGCGTGTGGATCGTATTGATCGTGTTTGTGCCGTTGTTCGGGTTGATTGCGTGGGCGCTGGCGGGGCCCAAGCATGTCAGCCAGCGCGCAACGTGA
- a CDS encoding ABC transporter substrate-binding protein: protein MSRLALLLCALLCSANVVAESYRNCGEVWRAEQPSRIVALNQHAADIVLALGAGASLVGVAYLDDTGSAQRQSEYVGVPVIARQYPSSEVLYAQNPDLVIGGFATAFGNGVTSRSGLASNGVGSYLLESACNGHSLDYFGHVRNDLLTLGTVLQKQQKAQALIDAMDTDLASAKAMIGQGKPLSVFYLDSEVKGLDSEGGRGFVTPLLAAAGARNVFAEINQYRVTVSSETLLVSDPDVILLADAEWSPASRKRYLLNHDPVLSQLRAVRENRLLDIPFTHLLPTLNSGRVALDLARQLAALDKKK from the coding sequence ATGAGCAGGTTGGCGTTGCTGCTGTGCGCCCTGCTCTGCTCGGCAAATGTTGTCGCCGAGAGTTATCGCAATTGTGGCGAAGTCTGGCGCGCGGAGCAGCCTTCACGCATCGTCGCGCTCAATCAACATGCGGCGGACATTGTCCTGGCATTAGGCGCCGGCGCGTCGCTGGTTGGCGTCGCGTATCTGGATGACACCGGTTCCGCTCAGCGGCAATCCGAGTATGTCGGCGTGCCGGTGATCGCCCGGCAGTATCCGTCCAGCGAGGTGCTTTACGCGCAGAATCCTGATCTGGTGATCGGCGGCTTCGCCACGGCGTTCGGTAACGGCGTGACCTCGCGTTCGGGCCTGGCGAGTAACGGTGTCGGCTCGTATTTGCTGGAATCGGCGTGCAACGGGCATTCGCTGGATTACTTCGGGCATGTGCGCAATGACCTGCTGACCTTGGGCACCGTGCTGCAAAAACAGCAAAAAGCCCAAGCATTGATCGATGCCATGGACACTGACCTGGCCAGTGCCAAGGCGATGATCGGCCAGGGTAAACCGCTGTCGGTGTTCTACCTCGACAGCGAGGTCAAAGGCCTCGACTCGGAAGGCGGGCGTGGTTTTGTCACGCCGTTACTGGCCGCTGCCGGCGCGCGCAATGTGTTCGCCGAGATCAATCAATACCGGGTCACCGTCAGCAGCGAAACCTTGTTGGTCAGCGACCCGGACGTGATTCTGCTGGCCGACGCCGAATGGTCGCCCGCCAGCCGCAAACGCTATCTGCTGAACCACGATCCGGTCCTCTCCCAACTGCGCGCCGTGCGCGAAAACCGCCTGCTCGACATCCCCTTCACCCACCTCTTGCCGACACTGAACAGCGGCCGCGTCGCCCTCGACCTGGCGCGCCAACTCGCGGCACTGGATAAAAAGAAATGA
- a CDS encoding (2Fe-2S) ferredoxin domain-containing protein: protein MSDIKTIDGVDSHPDWSQVPAHAHHVFLCTGPRCTQRGALQLWKTLRRHLLEHQRIETPGGVLLTRTHCQFPCNLGPIVTVYPQRCWYGVHNKDDVQRLVVGHLVGGEVVEDLLIKAHP, encoded by the coding sequence ATGAGTGACATCAAAACCATCGACGGCGTCGACAGCCACCCGGACTGGTCGCAGGTGCCCGCGCACGCGCACCACGTGTTTCTCTGCACCGGCCCGCGCTGCACCCAGCGCGGCGCCTTGCAATTATGGAAGACGCTGCGCCGTCATCTGCTCGAACATCAGCGCATTGAAACGCCGGGCGGTGTGTTGCTGACGCGCACCCACTGTCAGTTTCCGTGCAATCTGGGGCCGATCGTCACGGTGTATCCGCAACGATGCTGGTACGGCGTGCACAACAAGGACGACGTGCAGCGCCTGGTTGTCGGGCATCTGGTCGGCGGCGAGGTGGTCGAGGATTTGCTGATCAAGGCGCATCCATGA
- a CDS encoding TonB-dependent receptor plug domain-containing protein: MIRPFNTYAPTVFFGCLFSPLLLADNAPLELNQQIVSAPSVESTTVADMARFGSKVDIVTREQIERAGPSADVSRVMQMFIPGLYVAPKNGPFDYGTYSLLGGRNDDTLILLDGVRLNNRLYGGLYLDTLPANAIERIEVLKGGQSLLFGTQAVSGVINIVTRSPQSRQAAGEVNMGVDTFGGTTEDARVENIFSNGFGDLGLLAYVSHNVSDGYQPFRNRDMKNDSAKNRAYEVTTLGGKAIQSFGDNSRLELFYQYADANLDFARPVDNHKTTNDRVQQIATATFEQSVNERLSYFVKAHINDWDTRYTRINNVAGGGTKVINHNDYWGFTDWGVQAEGKAELAGGHVLVFGTDNQWFKGQDDVLIIDNDKAEAHAVYTQLRPQIDALPDWHPSIGVRHEAMAGGDSATVGMLTSLYDLNEHWALRGQYGTAYKLPNAEQLFVNEPGDELGNRDLKPEKSRNAELGVDYKGLLLDREFNASVTLFKRKIDDLITLDDIQWVNGQGQIQMRGFEADARLTLNEQWSLQADMTRNLTESRTGVTLNDIPSFFARSRVGYESENRLWGAGGAIRYIRDVISSKQVEYGNYTVVDADAYRYLDGAHQHRVSLLVENLFDRDYVTSRASNVDNLGRPFTSEVRYTYRF; encoded by the coding sequence ATGATTCGACCTTTCAACACCTATGCTCCAACTGTGTTTTTCGGCTGCCTGTTCAGCCCTCTGCTGCTGGCCGACAACGCCCCTCTGGAACTCAATCAGCAAATCGTTTCCGCGCCCTCGGTGGAGTCCACCACTGTCGCCGACATGGCCAGATTCGGCAGCAAGGTCGACATCGTCACCCGCGAGCAGATCGAGCGCGCCGGCCCCAGCGCCGATGTCAGCCGTGTCATGCAGATGTTCATTCCCGGTCTGTACGTGGCGCCGAAAAACGGTCCGTTCGACTACGGCACCTACTCGCTGCTCGGCGGGCGCAACGACGACACGCTGATCCTGCTCGACGGCGTGCGCCTGAACAATCGCCTGTACGGCGGCCTGTATCTGGACACCCTGCCGGCCAACGCGATCGAACGCATCGAAGTGCTCAAGGGCGGGCAAAGCCTGCTGTTCGGCACGCAAGCGGTGTCGGGGGTGATCAACATCGTCACGCGCAGCCCGCAGTCTCGCCAAGCCGCCGGCGAAGTGAACATGGGCGTGGATACCTTCGGTGGCACCACCGAGGATGCGCGGGTCGAAAACATCTTCAGCAATGGTTTCGGCGATCTCGGCTTGCTCGCCTATGTCAGCCACAACGTGTCCGACGGTTATCAGCCGTTTCGCAATCGCGACATGAAAAACGATTCTGCGAAGAACCGTGCCTACGAAGTGACCACGTTGGGTGGCAAGGCGATTCAGTCGTTCGGCGATAATTCGCGGCTGGAACTGTTCTACCAATACGCCGACGCCAACCTCGATTTCGCCCGCCCGGTCGACAACCACAAAACCACCAACGACCGCGTCCAGCAAATCGCCACGGCGACCTTCGAACAGAGCGTCAACGAGCGCCTGAGCTACTTCGTCAAAGCTCATATCAACGACTGGGACACGCGCTATACGCGCATCAACAACGTCGCGGGCGGTGGCACCAAAGTCATCAACCACAACGACTATTGGGGCTTCACCGATTGGGGTGTGCAGGCCGAAGGCAAGGCCGAACTGGCGGGCGGCCACGTGCTGGTGTTCGGCACCGACAACCAATGGTTCAAGGGCCAGGACGATGTGTTGATCATCGACAACGACAAGGCCGAAGCCCACGCCGTGTATACCCAACTGCGTCCGCAGATCGACGCCCTGCCCGACTGGCACCCGAGCATCGGCGTTCGCCACGAAGCCATGGCCGGTGGCGACAGCGCCACGGTCGGCATGCTCACTTCGCTGTATGACCTCAACGAGCACTGGGCCCTGCGCGGCCAGTACGGCACCGCGTACAAGCTGCCGAACGCCGAACAATTGTTCGTCAACGAGCCGGGCGACGAGCTCGGTAATCGCGACCTCAAACCGGAGAAAAGCCGCAACGCCGAACTCGGCGTCGACTACAAAGGCTTGCTGCTCGATCGCGAATTCAACGCCAGCGTGACGCTGTTCAAGCGCAAGATCGACGATCTGATCACCCTCGACGACATCCAGTGGGTCAACGGCCAGGGCCAGATCCAGATGCGCGGTTTCGAGGCTGACGCCAGACTGACGCTCAACGAGCAATGGAGCCTGCAAGCGGACATGACCCGCAACCTCACCGAATCACGCACGGGCGTGACCCTCAACGACATTCCGAGTTTCTTCGCCCGCTCGCGTGTCGGCTACGAATCGGAAAACCGCCTGTGGGGTGCCGGCGGTGCGATCCGCTACATCCGCGATGTGATCAGCTCGAAACAGGTCGAGTACGGCAACTACACGGTGGTCGATGCCGACGCCTATCGCTACCTCGACGGCGCGCATCAGCACCGCGTGAGCCTGCTGGTCGAGAACCTGTTCGACCGCGATTACGTCACCAGCCGCGCAAGCAACGTCGACAACCTCGGCCGGCCGTTCACCTCCGAAGTGCGCTACACGTACCGTTTCTGA
- a CDS encoding NUDIX domain-containing protein encodes MNHRNVRIVAQHLLSDNWYILKKIDFELQRRDGSWQTQTREVYDRGNGATIALYNLAQRTVILTRQFRIPAFVNGHDGYLIETAAGLLDNASPEERIRLEAEEETGYRVRSVRKVYEAFMSPGSVTERLYFFIGEYHPEDRISAGGGLAEEGEDIEVLELPFDEALAMVNDGRIMDGKTIILLLHLKQLMSA; translated from the coding sequence ATGAACCATCGCAATGTGCGAATTGTCGCCCAGCATCTGCTCTCGGATAACTGGTACATCCTGAAAAAGATCGACTTCGAACTTCAGCGCCGCGACGGCAGCTGGCAGACGCAGACCCGCGAGGTGTATGACCGCGGCAATGGCGCGACGATCGCGCTCTACAACCTGGCGCAACGCACGGTCATCCTCACCCGGCAATTTCGCATCCCGGCCTTCGTCAACGGTCATGACGGTTATCTGATCGAAACCGCTGCCGGGCTGCTCGATAACGCCAGCCCCGAAGAACGTATCCGCCTCGAAGCTGAAGAAGAAACCGGCTACCGCGTCAGGTCAGTGCGCAAGGTCTACGAAGCGTTCATGAGCCCAGGCTCGGTCACCGAGCGCCTGTACTTTTTCATCGGCGAATACCATCCCGAAGATCGCATCAGCGCCGGCGGTGGCCTGGCCGAAGAAGGCGAAGACATCGAAGTGCTGGAGCTGCCTTTTGACGAGGCGCTGGCGATGGTCAATGACGGCCGGATCATGGACGGCAAGACCATCATCCTGTTGCTGCACCTCAAACAATTGATGAGCGCCTGA
- a CDS encoding saccharopine dehydrogenase family protein, with protein sequence MAFRVLVVGGYGNFGSIVSRHLAQMANVALVISGRDPGKLQRKVDALNGQSGRVVEGWCGDAMGSEFGCALRLLNIQLVIHTGGPFQGQSYAVAERCIEAGVNYCDLSDCRTFVNGIGVLDVRARQAGVAILSGCSSVPTLSSAIIDEQRQRFSRIDSIEHGISSSAKMPGLSTIEGVLAYAGKPIKQLKNGKVHEVLGWQDLTLRKMPQLGTRLLANVDVPDMDIFARRYGAQTLSFKAGAGLKLGGVANGLLAQALKIGLLRDHVSWAARLHRLGTWFERFGDGKSAMYIDVQGIGVEGKPLTMTAQLTALNDKGPEIPSCAAVALAAKMAQGYLPSAGARPCVGEVSVAEYLAAINDPDNLSLSVQFSDGQI encoded by the coding sequence ATGGCATTCAGGGTGTTGGTGGTCGGTGGCTACGGTAACTTCGGCAGCATCGTGTCCAGGCATTTGGCGCAAATGGCCAATGTGGCGCTGGTGATCTCGGGCCGCGATCCAGGCAAGTTACAGCGTAAAGTCGATGCATTGAATGGTCAGTCGGGGCGCGTCGTCGAAGGTTGGTGCGGCGATGCCATGGGTAGCGAGTTCGGCTGCGCTTTGCGTTTGCTGAACATTCAACTGGTCATCCACACTGGCGGCCCGTTTCAGGGGCAATCCTATGCGGTGGCCGAGCGCTGCATCGAGGCCGGCGTCAACTACTGCGACCTGTCCGACTGCCGAACGTTCGTCAACGGCATTGGCGTACTCGATGTTCGGGCCAGGCAAGCCGGCGTGGCGATCCTCAGTGGTTGCAGTTCGGTGCCAACGCTGTCGTCGGCAATCATCGACGAACAACGCCAGCGTTTTTCGCGCATCGATTCGATCGAGCATGGCATTTCTTCTTCGGCGAAGATGCCGGGGCTGTCGACCATCGAGGGTGTACTCGCTTACGCCGGCAAGCCGATCAAACAGTTGAAGAACGGCAAGGTGCATGAAGTGCTCGGCTGGCAAGACCTGACCTTGCGCAAGATGCCGCAACTGGGCACGCGTCTGCTGGCCAATGTCGACGTCCCGGACATGGACATCTTTGCCCGCCGCTATGGCGCGCAAACTCTGAGCTTCAAGGCCGGCGCGGGTCTGAAACTCGGCGGTGTCGCCAACGGCTTGCTGGCTCAGGCATTGAAGATTGGTCTGCTGCGCGACCACGTTAGTTGGGCCGCCAGGCTGCATCGGCTAGGGACGTGGTTCGAGCGTTTCGGCGACGGCAAAAGCGCGATGTACATCGACGTTCAGGGCATTGGCGTCGAGGGCAAACCGCTGACGATGACCGCGCAACTGACCGCCCTCAACGACAAAGGCCCGGAGATCCCAAGCTGTGCTGCCGTGGCGCTGGCAGCAAAAATGGCCCAGGGTTATCTGCCGTCAGCCGGCGCGCGACCGTGCGTGGGCGAAGTCAGCGTCGCTGAATACCTGGCGGCGATCAACGATCCCGACAACCTGAGTTTGTCCGTGCAGTTCTCCGACGGGCAGATTTGA
- a CDS encoding DUF2269 family protein has product MLYLCLKYLHVIAAIFLFGFGMGSYLYLIAASRTGNPQVIAHVARMVVRFDTWITTPAGCVQIISGYWLMRLSGLPMTTEWILTSLIIFFCVGSLWLPVLLLQKRLHVMASNAGAAGTGLDAQFHDVYQKWFWMGVAGFLGMFVIVLMMVTKMTPVQLFELLL; this is encoded by the coding sequence ATGCTCTACCTGTGCCTGAAATACCTGCATGTGATCGCCGCGATTTTTCTGTTCGGCTTCGGCATGGGCTCTTATCTGTACTTGATCGCCGCCAGCCGCACAGGCAATCCGCAAGTGATTGCGCACGTGGCGCGCATGGTCGTGCGCTTCGATACGTGGATCACCACACCTGCCGGTTGCGTGCAAATCATCAGCGGCTATTGGCTGATGAGGCTGTCCGGGCTGCCGATGACCACGGAGTGGATACTGACTTCGCTGATCATTTTCTTCTGCGTCGGTTCGTTGTGGCTGCCGGTCTTGCTGCTGCAGAAGCGCCTGCATGTGATGGCGTCGAACGCGGGAGCGGCGGGGACGGGCCTTGATGCGCAATTTCACGACGTGTACCAGAAATGGTTCTGGATGGGCGTTGCCGGGTTTCTCGGGATGTTCGTGATTGTGCTGATGATGGTGACGAAGATGACGCCTGTGCAGTTGTTCGAGTTGTTGCTTTAA
- a CDS encoding thiol-disulfide oxidoreductase DCC family protein has translation MAAQTRPSPAPLLKPGETVVLFDGVCKLCNGWAKFLIRHDHQHRVRLAAVQSPEGQALLAWAGLPIDQFDTMAVIRDRNYWERSDAFLEVVSQLPARWQPFQLLRLLPRTLRDWAYDRIALNRYRLFGKYDTCLLPSPDHEQRFLKAR, from the coding sequence ATGGCTGCTCAAACCCGCCCTTCTCCAGCACCCCTGCTCAAACCCGGCGAGACGGTGGTGTTGTTCGATGGCGTGTGCAAGCTTTGTAATGGCTGGGCAAAGTTCCTGATCCGGCATGATCACCAGCACCGCGTACGCCTGGCGGCGGTGCAGTCACCCGAGGGGCAAGCGCTGCTGGCGTGGGCAGGTTTGCCGATCGATCAGTTCGACACCATGGCGGTGATTCGCGACCGCAATTACTGGGAACGCTCGGATGCATTCCTTGAAGTCGTCAGCCAATTGCCCGCCCGTTGGCAGCCTTTCCAGCTGCTGCGCCTGCTGCCACGTACGCTGCGCGATTGGGCTTACGATCGCATTGCGCTGAATCGTTATCGGCTGTTCGGCAAGTACGACACGTGTCTGTTACCGAGTCCTGATCATGAACAACGCTTTTTGAAGGCTCGCTAA
- a CDS encoding DUF2790 domain-containing protein, with product MSMKKIALVLLLGSFGAQAYAASSQGQETPVETYGYSSKLDIEHVISITEPANECAPVPVQMTYEDSQGERHVLQYQVMGTGCSS from the coding sequence ATGAGCATGAAAAAAATCGCCTTGGTTTTACTGCTTGGCAGCTTCGGTGCGCAGGCTTATGCGGCTTCTTCGCAAGGCCAGGAAACCCCGGTTGAAACCTACGGCTACTCGAGCAAACTCGACATCGAACATGTGATCTCGATCACCGAGCCGGCCAACGAATGCGCGCCAGTGCCGGTGCAGATGACTTACGAAGATTCGCAGGGCGAACGCCATGTCCTGCAGTATCAAGTGATGGGAACTGGCTGCTCCAGTTGA
- a CDS encoding LysR family transcriptional regulator: protein MDVFQSMRCFIAVAQSGSFTAAAELLDTTTTNVSKAVSALEARLHTRLINRTTRRLALTEAGLRYLQRCERIVDDVREADEEAGTAQTLPVGRLKIHAMSAIGNHYVIDAIARYREIHPTVMFDLTLTNRVPDLLEEGYDMSIVLARDLPDSGFVAQRLGMTYSILCASPAYVQKLGMPDSPAALSEHECLRIVNTVMPVEHWTFEGPQGMETITIPLSPFHINTADGMTIAIRKGMGIGIQPIASAVDGLRAGTLVRVLPKYRLEELNLFAIYPSRKFVDAKIRTWVEFLKQSIPQLLASDERAAQTAEN, encoded by the coding sequence ATGGACGTTTTCCAGAGCATGCGTTGTTTCATCGCCGTCGCTCAGAGCGGTAGCTTCACCGCCGCCGCCGAACTGCTCGACACCACCACGACCAACGTCTCGAAAGCGGTTTCTGCTCTCGAAGCCCGCCTGCACACACGTTTGATTAACCGCACCACCCGCCGCCTCGCGCTCACCGAAGCGGGCCTGCGCTACCTGCAACGCTGTGAAAGAATCGTCGATGACGTCCGCGAGGCCGACGAAGAGGCCGGCACTGCGCAGACACTGCCCGTCGGGCGTTTGAAAATCCATGCGATGTCAGCCATCGGCAACCACTACGTGATCGATGCCATTGCGCGTTACCGCGAGATTCATCCGACGGTGATGTTCGACCTCACCCTGACCAATCGCGTCCCGGACCTGCTCGAAGAAGGTTACGACATGTCCATCGTGCTGGCCCGCGACCTGCCTGACTCAGGCTTCGTCGCGCAGCGCTTGGGCATGACCTACAGCATCCTCTGCGCCTCGCCCGCGTATGTGCAGAAACTCGGCATGCCGGATTCTCCCGCAGCGCTTAGCGAACATGAGTGCCTGCGGATCGTCAACACGGTGATGCCGGTCGAGCACTGGACGTTCGAAGGCCCACAAGGCATGGAAACCATCACCATTCCCCTGTCGCCGTTCCATATCAACACGGCCGACGGCATGACCATCGCGATCAGAAAAGGCATGGGGATTGGTATTCAGCCGATTGCGTCGGCCGTGGATGGCCTGAGGGCGGGAACATTGGTGCGGGTGCTGCCGAAGTATCGGCTGGAGGAGTTGAACCTGTTCGCGATCTATCCGTCGCGCAAGTTCGTCGATGCGAAAATCAGAACCTGGGTGGAATTTCTGAAACAGTCGATACCGCAATTACTGGCATCGGATGAACGTGCTGCGCAAACCGCAGAAAACTGA
- a CDS encoding aldo/keto reductase, with product MTYEAFHDELRDTRWPLNNGAGSMPAVGFGTLFRDLSTTTAAVKYALESGFRHFDCAERYRNEAQIGVAFQEVFAAGKIRREDVFITTKLWNTNHRPERVRPAFEASCQRLQTDYIDCYLIHTPFAFKPGDDQDPRDVFGHVIYDGEISLLDTWRALESLVDEGRCKSIGLSDITLEALKEIVAAARIKPAVVQIEAHPYLPEWEMLEFCQQHGIILLAFAPLGHGMQPNVLEDAVLTSIARNVQKTPAQVALAWAVQRGTAFLTTSATPSRIQENFAIATLPQRAMLEIKGEISTRIRFNSVVETGVPGFIARKP from the coding sequence ATGACTTACGAAGCCTTTCACGATGAGCTTCGCGACACTCGCTGGCCGTTGAACAATGGCGCAGGCTCGATGCCGGCCGTTGGTTTCGGCACACTGTTTCGCGATTTGAGTACCACCACCGCCGCCGTCAAATACGCCTTGGAAAGCGGTTTCCGGCACTTTGACTGTGCCGAGCGCTACCGTAACGAAGCGCAGATCGGCGTGGCGTTCCAGGAGGTTTTTGCTGCCGGCAAGATACGCCGCGAAGACGTCTTCATCACCACCAAACTGTGGAACACCAACCATCGTCCCGAACGCGTTCGGCCGGCCTTTGAAGCGAGTTGCCAGCGCCTGCAAACCGACTACATCGACTGCTACCTGATCCACACGCCATTCGCCTTCAAGCCGGGCGATGATCAGGACCCTAGAGACGTCTTCGGCCATGTCATCTACGATGGCGAAATCAGCTTGCTCGACACTTGGCGTGCCCTCGAAAGTCTGGTCGATGAAGGTCGCTGCAAGTCCATCGGCCTGTCCGACATCACCCTCGAGGCGCTGAAGGAGATTGTCGCCGCGGCACGCATCAAACCGGCCGTGGTGCAGATCGAAGCGCACCCCTATCTGCCAGAATGGGAGATGCTGGAATTTTGCCAACAGCACGGGATTATTCTTCTCGCGTTCGCCCCGCTGGGGCATGGCATGCAGCCGAACGTACTCGAAGATGCTGTACTGACGAGCATTGCCCGGAACGTGCAGAAAACCCCGGCGCAAGTGGCGCTGGCGTGGGCGGTGCAGCGTGGTACGGCATTTCTGACCACCTCGGCGACGCCGAGCCGTATTCAGGAAAACTTTGCTATCGCCACATTGCCCCAGCGCGCGATGCTTGAGATCAAGGGAGAGATCAGCACGCGAATCCGTTTCAATTCAGTGGTAGAAACCGGCGTACCCGGGTTTATTGCCCGAAAGCCATGA
- a CDS encoding efflux transporter outer membrane subunit: MKTSTRFTRSAFPSALSALAIMAMLSACTVGPDFQRPAASSSQHYDQQAERQPAEQRFDMGQRINGDWWTALRSAKLDQVMRRAIDGNLQLLAADATLRQAAASVAAAEGSLFPQVDFAAAAGRQRTHTGADPSIANVYAIGPRVAFDLDAFGGLKREVEGQQALTDLQKHRYEAAYLTLTGDVARQALLLASANAQIQAVQSLLANDAKNLDLVQRAQQSGSTTRIDVSLAETRLAEDRTLLPPLAQQRDAARHALSILAGKGPADWIAPDFALEEFALPANLPVSLPSEMARNRPDILQAEAELHTASAAVGVATANLYPRVELSASLAQAASGNGGAALWGLAAGLTAPIFNGGTLKAERQASVDGYNASLARYRQTVIQSFGQVADTLQAINHGAEQNRAQDDALRAAGSSLQLNQQAYAQGENSLLQVLEAQRAYQQALLGQIRAKTDRYLDTVQLFVALGGNSVGVFGQKLATREHADQQPL; this comes from the coding sequence ATGAAAACGTCTACACGCTTCACCCGCTCCGCATTCCCCAGTGCACTCAGCGCATTGGCAATAATGGCGATGCTCAGCGCCTGCACCGTCGGCCCGGACTTTCAACGGCCCGCCGCGAGCTCGTCGCAACACTACGATCAGCAAGCCGAACGTCAGCCCGCCGAACAGCGTTTCGACATGGGCCAGCGCATCAACGGTGATTGGTGGACGGCCCTGCGTTCGGCAAAACTCGACCAAGTAATGCGTCGCGCCATCGACGGCAATCTGCAACTGCTGGCCGCCGACGCAACCCTCCGCCAAGCTGCCGCCTCTGTGGCGGCGGCGGAAGGTTCGCTGTTTCCGCAGGTGGATTTCGCCGCCGCGGCCGGTCGTCAACGGACCCACACCGGGGCTGACCCGAGCATTGCCAATGTCTACGCGATCGGGCCTCGCGTGGCGTTCGACCTCGACGCCTTCGGTGGCCTCAAGCGCGAGGTCGAAGGGCAACAGGCGCTGACCGACTTGCAGAAGCACCGCTATGAAGCGGCTTACCTGACCCTGACCGGAGATGTCGCTCGCCAGGCGCTGTTGCTCGCGTCGGCCAACGCGCAGATTCAAGCGGTGCAATCACTGTTGGCCAACGACGCGAAAAACCTTGATCTGGTGCAGCGCGCCCAGCAGAGCGGCAGCACCACGCGGATCGATGTGTCCCTCGCCGAAACCCGCCTCGCCGAGGATCGCACCCTGCTGCCACCGCTGGCACAACAACGCGACGCGGCGCGGCATGCGCTGTCGATCCTCGCGGGCAAAGGCCCGGCAGACTGGATCGCGCCAGATTTTGCCCTAGAGGAATTTGCCTTGCCGGCAAACCTCCCGGTCAGCCTGCCCTCGGAAATGGCCCGCAATCGTCCGGACATCCTCCAGGCCGAAGCCGAGCTGCACACGGCCAGCGCGGCGGTGGGTGTCGCGACCGCCAATCTTTATCCACGCGTCGAATTGTCGGCTTCGCTGGCACAAGCCGCGTCAGGCAATGGCGGCGCCGCACTGTGGGGATTGGCGGCAGGTTTGACCGCGCCGATCTTCAATGGCGGCACGCTCAAGGCTGAACGCCAAGCCTCGGTCGACGGCTACAACGCCTCGCTCGCGCGCTACCGGCAGACAGTGATTCAGTCGTTCGGCCAGGTGGCGGACACCTTGCAGGCGATCAATCACGGTGCTGAGCAAAACCGCGCGCAGGACGACGCCTTGCGCGCCGCCGGCAGCAGCCTGCAGCTCAACCAACAGGCTTACGCCCAAGGCGAAAACAGCCTGTTGCAAGTGCTCGAAGCGCAGCGTGCCTACCAACAGGCGCTGCTCGGGCAGATCCGCGCGAAGACCGATCGTTATCTCGACACCGTGCAATTGTTCGTCGCGCTGGGCGGCAATTCCGTCGGTGTTTTCGGGCAGAAACTCGCCACGCGCGAACACGCTGATCAACAACCGCTGTAA